In Rhodospirillales bacterium, a single genomic region encodes these proteins:
- a CDS encoding c-type cytochrome has product MKSAVLAAILTVVAAGAGEAADERSRLPLPVRPCAVCHGNDGISTLPGIPNLAGQKADYLVKQITHLHLSASALLGLGTWKEEGPREGHHALWTDHRENRTMARQTAMLTESDIRAIAEYFAAKPRMCPPPGMDRGARTAIVERCAVCHGEDGTGSTPHVPNLAGQHRLYLADQIKKMRSAERGEVFIGADVARSAGIMGTQALLVPEDQIAVLAHWFANSPCANNK; this is encoded by the coding sequence GTGAAATCGGCCGTTCTGGCGGCGATCCTGACGGTCGTCGCGGCGGGCGCGGGCGAAGCCGCCGACGAGCGATCGCGTCTTCCGCTGCCGGTGCGCCCGTGCGCCGTCTGCCACGGCAACGACGGCATATCCACTCTGCCCGGAATTCCCAATCTCGCCGGCCAAAAAGCCGATTACCTGGTCAAGCAAATCACCCATTTGCACCTGAGCGCGAGCGCCCTGCTCGGCCTCGGCACCTGGAAAGAAGAAGGTCCGCGCGAGGGCCATCACGCGTTGTGGACCGACCATCGCGAAAACCGGACCATGGCCCGGCAGACGGCCATGCTCACGGAATCCGATATACGGGCGATCGCCGAATATTTCGCCGCCAAGCCGCGCATGTGCCCGCCACCCGGCATGGATCGCGGCGCGCGGACCGCCATTGTCGAACGCTGCGCCGTCTGCCACGGCGAGGACGGCACCGGCTCGACGCCGCATGTTCCCAATCTCGCCGGACAGCATCGGCTGTACCTCGCCGACCAGATCAAAAAGATGCGCTCGGCCGAGCGCGGCGAGGTGTTCATCGGCGCCGACGTCGCGCGTTCGGCCGGGATCATGGGGACCCAGGCGCTGCTGGTGCCCGAAGACCAGATCGCCGTGCTCGCCCATTGGTTCGCGAACAGCCCGTGCGCGAACAATAAATAA